In the genome of Streptomyces lydicus, the window GGGCATCGGCGTCGGCGACGAGATTGCCGACGAGACGGATGTGCGGGGCGTCGGCCAGCTCCACAATGATCGCGTTGTAGCCCGGCAGGGCGGCGTACGCGGGCAGCAGCGGCGGGTGCGGCAGCACATAGGACCAGATGCGGCCGCGACCGCTCATCCGCTGCCAGTGCGCGGTGAACGACTGGCAGTGCGGGCAGCAGGGCCGGGGCGGGAAGCGCAGTTCTTCGCAGCCGGAGCAGGCCTGGATGCGCAGTTCACCCTTGGCGGCGTACTCCCAGAAGGGCGCACCGTCGTCGTCGGCGACGGGAAGCAGCAGGTCAGCGCCGCTGTCGGGCCGATTGTCAGTGGTGGGTGTCACGATCGGGGAAGTGGCATCGCGAACGGACTCGGCGGGCTCGGTGGACTCGGTCACCGGGGATGACGGGGCCGAGGGGGTGGAGGGGACGGAGACAGTGGACTCGACGGACTCGACGGACTCGACGGACTCGACGGACACGGCAGGCTCAACGGCGTCACGGGCGCTCATGGCGTATCAACTCCTCAGCAGCAGGGCCGAGGTGGGGACGCCCTCGCCCGCGGTGACCAGGCAGGTGGCGGCGCCGGGTACCTGCGCGGTGCTGGTGCCGCGCAGTTGCTTGACGCCTTCGGTGATGAGGTTGAAACCGTGGACGTACGCCTCGGAGAGGCCGCCGCCACCGGTGTTG includes:
- a CDS encoding Zn-ribbon domain-containing OB-fold protein, translated to MLLPVADDDGAPFWEYAAKGELRIQACSGCEELRFPPRPCCPHCQSFTAHWQRMSGRGRIWSYVLPHPPLLPAYAALPGYNAIIVELADAPHIRLVGNLVADADAPLNSVDPARLRIGAPVKAAFHTMPGGVTVPRWLLERP